A region of the Candidatus Methylomirabilis sp. genome:
CGCGCAGGGCTCCGCCCATCACCACGACCCGCCCGACCTTCCGGAGGAGCGCCCCGTGGCCCCGCAGGGCCAGGGCCAGGTTCGTGAGCGGGCCGAGGGTGATGATGGTGAGGCGGGCGCCGAACCGCTCCGCCATCTCGGCGAGCAGATCGGGGCCATCCGTCCGGTCCGGGCCGATGGGGGGGTCGGGGTAGCGGAGGCGGCCGTCCGGCTCGAGGAGGGTCGTGGCCCCACCGAGGCCGTCCCCGCCGTGGACTTCGACGGCGGTCTGCAGGGGGCGGTTCAGCGGCTCGGAGGCCCCCTGCGCGAGGAGGGGGCGGGGGAGCGGCCGCAGGAGGTCCAGGATGCGCAGCGTGTTGCGCGTCGCCGCCTCGACGGGGACGTTCCCGGCCACCGTGGTGATGGCCTCGACGCGCAGCTCGGGGGAGCGGAGCGCGAGGCAGAGGGCGAGGGCGTCATCCACCCCGGGGTCGGTGTCGATGACGACGGGCACCACGGGCACGAGGGTGCGGGCTGCGGCGGCCACGGCGGCAAGAATACCGGGGGGCGCGGGCCTTGCCAAGCCCGACTCGCTGGGGGACAATCATCCGCTGTGGAGTTCGCCAGCGGGAGCAGTGTGAGGCCCGGTCAGCCGACCCGGGAGGCTCGGGTGCGGGTCAGGGTCGCATCCCTGATCCTGGTGGGCGCGTTCGTCCTGCCCGGCTGCAGCGATCACCCGGGGAGTTCCCCCCGCCCCGGCTCCATCCGGGTCACGGAGGGCCTGGGCTGGGAGGGGAAGATTGTCCTCGGGGACCCGGCATCCCGGGTCCAGAAGGTGCTGGGGAGGCCGCCGGTCCAGCGGGCCGTCGAGGGCGAAGAGGAGCTGGACTACGGCTTCATCGAGGTGGCGCTGGACAAGGAGACCGGGAAAGTGGTGGGGCTCCTGTTCCGCGAGGGCTGGGTGACCGCCTCCGGCCTGCGGCAGGGGGCGA
Encoded here:
- a CDS encoding nucleoside hydrolase, giving the protein MAAAARTLVPVVPVVIDTDPGVDDALALCLALRSPELRVEAITTVAGNVPVEAATRNTLRILDLLRPLPRPLLAQGASEPLNRPLQTAVEVHGGDGLGGATTLLEPDGRLRYPDPPIGPDRTDGPDLLAEMAERFGARLTIITLGPLTNLALALRGHGALLRKVGRVVVMGGALRAPGNVTPVAEFNVWVDPEAAAEVLQAGLPLRLVGLDVTHQVRLTPGDLPPPADPVARFIRDITPHALAFSEAAEGGGMPLHDPLAVAAAADPSLCTWEAHPVRVETRGELTTGMTVADLRPGRRGRSGSPCEVAVAVEVERARRFVLERLWRSSS